From Halichoerus grypus chromosome 6, mHalGry1.hap1.1, whole genome shotgun sequence, one genomic window encodes:
- the SCAF11 gene encoding protein SCAF11 isoform X3 has translation MKKKTIYTLNVGDQEYEDMEGEENKDNTATTGLLYSEADRCPICLNCLLEKEVGFPESCNHVFCMTCILKWAEILASCPVDRKPFQAVFKLSALEGCVKVQVKRQLRETKDKKTESSLKKQLSCCENSKSCMRKKVLKEDLLNAKLNDLKMTHRNSAHSEMEGKKNAAIKINKPRRSNQCTSQCFRNIFSNMFSSGSHTGESSFTCRTYCTEFIEIDEMSALIRQKRQELELSWFPHTSPGIGRIGFIPWNIETQVLPLISSVLPRTIFPTSTISLENFGTSCKGYALAHTQEGEEKKQTSGTSNTRGTRRKPAATTPTRRSTRNTRAETVSQSQRSPVSNNSGCDAPDNNNPSVSVSSSAASEKQTRQAPKRKSVRRGRKPPLLKKKLRSSIPPPEKSSSSESVDEETAESDTPPVLEKELQSDVDSSHSCAVQASVENESANDLRSCNEQVEESEEHTENHDTEEAVESSYSESHTQDPPVLVGEEEDIQKVENTTIEANVLCLESETPKKISGKGDDPLEDQDQTSGPSESEVKVDKCTNHRSNDFLTCSGSEIKVDEPVPSLGELPENAESVVNEEKVMQSPVVEIIDHKDSTVKTGQLVDSPKLESSEGKIMQTVDKKSIECSEVQLPGHVETEDVEVIAACDTSENENSNSIQDSENNLLKNNLNTKLDKCSGEKTESPIEHPTSTELPNTHIEQIQKHFSEDNNEMIPMECDSFCSDQNESEVEPSVNADTKQLNENSVEHSSQSNTPSSDPASGKAETVSQPSESPGDVIEKAKKPRTRRSRFHSPSTTWSPNKDTAREKKRSQSPSPKRETGKESRKSQSQSPKKESARGRRKSRSQSPKQDIARERRRSQSRSPKRDSTREGKRSVSLSPRRDTSRENRRSQSRVKDSSPREKSRSRSRERESDRDGPRRDRDRERRTRRWSRSRSRSRSPSRSRTKIKSSSFGRNDRDTYSPRWKERWANDGWRCPRGNDRYRKNDPEKQNENTRKEKNDSSDADDPNSADKHRNDCPSWVTEKINSGPDPRTRNPEKLKDSHWEENRNENSGNSWNKNFGSGWMSNRGRGNRGRGTYRGGFAYTDQNENRWQNRKPLSGNSNSSGNESFKFVEQQPYKRKNEQEFSFDTPADRSGWTSASSWAVRKTLPADVQNYYSRRGRNSSGPQSGWMRQEEETTEQDSNLKDQTNQHGDGSQLPINMMQPQMNVMQQQMNAQQPMNIFPYPVGVHAPLMNIQRNPFNIHPQLPLHLHTGVPLMQVAAPTSVSQGLPPPPPPPPPCQQVSYIASQPDGKQLQKLQIQEKAAQEVKLAIKPFYQNKDITKEEYKEIVRKAVDKVCHSKSGEVNSTKVANLVKAYVDKYKYSRKGSQKKTLEEPVSTEKNIG, from the exons GTTCAAGTAAAAAGACAGTTGAGagaaacaaaagacaagaaaactgaaagcTCTTTAAAGAAGCAGCTCTCCTGTTGTGAAAATTCTAAAAGCTGTATGAG aaaaaaagtcctaaaagaaGATCTGTTAAATGCAAAACTTAATGACTTGAAGATGACACATA GAAATTCTGCACACagtgaaatggaaggaaagaaaaatgcagcaattaaaataaataag cCTCGAAGATCAAATCAGTGTACCAGTCAGtgcttcagaaatattttctccaatatgttttcttctggtaGTCACACTGGAGAATCTTCTTTTACCTGTAGAACTTACTG TACAGAATTTATAGAGATCGATGAAATGAGTGCATTGATTAGACAGAAGAGACAGGAATTGGAATTGTCATGGTTTCCTCATACATCACCTGGAAttggaag AATTGGTTTTATACCCTGGAATATTGAAACACAAGTGCTTCCTCTCATCTCTTCTGTGTTGCCAAGAACTATTTTTCCAACAAGTACCATATCTTTAGAAAATTTTG gtACCTCTTGCAAGGGATATGCATTAGCACATActcaagaaggagaagagaagaagcaAACTTCTGGTACATCAAACACCAGAGGAACAAGACGAAAACCTGCAGCAACAACTCCTACAAGGAGATCGACACGTAACACAAGAGCTGAAACAGTCAGTCAGTCTCAGAGATCCCCAGTATCAAATAATTCTGGGTGTGATGCCCCAGATAACAACAATCCATCTGTAAGTGTTTCCTCTTCAGCTGCGTCAGAAAAGCAGACAAGACAGGCTCCAAAACGGAAAtctgtaagaagaggaagaaaaccacCTTTATTGAAAAAGAAACTTAGGAGCTCTATACCTCCCCCTGAAAAATCATCTTCCAGTGAGTCAGTAGATGAAGAAACAGCAGAATCTGACACACCACCTGTGTTAGAGAAAGAGCTCCAGTCAGATGTAGACAGTAGTCACAGTTGTGCTGTGCAGGCCAGTGTAGAAAATGAGTCTGCTAATGACTTGAGAAGTTGCAACGAGCAGGTAGAAGAAAGTGAGGAACATACTGAGAACCATGATACAGAGGAAGCAGTGGAATCTTCATATTCTGAGTCTCATACCCAAGATCCTCCTGTACTAGTTGGAGAGGAAGAGGACATTCAAAAAGTTGAGAATACAACTATAGAGGCTAATGTTTTATGTTTAGAAAGTGAGACTCCTAAAAAGATTTCTGGAAAAGGAGATGATCCATTAGAAGATCAAGACCAAACATCTGGACCTTCAGAATCAGAGGTAAAGGTGGATAAATGTACAAATCATCGTTCAAATGATTTTCTTACATGTTCAGGATCTGAAATTAAAGTAGACGAACCTGTACCAAGCTTAGGTGAGTTACCAGAGAATGCAGAGTCAGTGGTTAATGAAGAAAAAGTTATGCAGAGTCCTGTAGTAGAAATTATTGATCATAAAGATTCAACAGTAAAAACAGGACAGCTTGTAGACAGCCCTAAATTAGAATCTTCAGAGGGTAAAATTATGCAAACAGTGGACAAAAAATCCATAGAGTGCTCAGAGGTTCAATTGCCTGGGCATGTTGAAACTGAAGATGTAGAAGTAATTGCAGCATGTGATACTTCAGAGAATGAAAATTCCAATAGTATTCAAGactctgaaaataatttattaaaaaataatcttaatacCAAATTAGACAAATGTTCAGGAGAAAAGACTGAATCTCCTATTGAACATCCCACATCTACAGAATTGCCTAACACACACATTGAACAAATTCAGAAGCATTTTAGTGAGGACAATAATGAAATGATACCTATGGAATGTGATTCATTTTGCAGTGACCAGAATGAATCTGAAGTTGAACCTTCTGTAAATGCTGATACTAAACAATTGAATGAAAATTCTGTGGAGCACAGTTCTCAGAGTAATACGCCATCTTCTGATCCTGCCAGTGGAAAAGCTGAAACTGTATCTCAACCATCTGAAAGCCCAGGAGACGTGATAGAGAAAGCCAAAAAGCCTCGTACCCGAAGATCTAGATTTCACTCCCCCTCTACAACTTGGTCTCCCAACAAAGATACTGCACGAGAAAAGAAGCGGTCTCAGTCTCCATCTCCCAaaagagaaactggaaaagaaagcaggaagtcTCAATCACAGTCTCCCAAGAAAGAATCTGCAAGAGGACGTAGAAAATCTCGTTCTCAGTCCCCAAAACAGGATATCGCAAGAGAAAGGAGACGATCTCAGTCTAGATCTCCAAAAAGAGATAGTACAAGGGAAGGCAAAAGATCTGTATCACTCTCCCCCAGAAGAGACACTTCTAGAGAAAACAGAAGATCTCAGTCAAGAGTGAAAGATTCCTCCCCAAGGGAAAAATCCAGGTCCcggagcagagaaagagaaagtgatagAGATGGGCCAAGGAGAGATCGAGATCGAGAAAGGAGAACCAGAAGATGGTCTAGATCCAGATCTCGTTCTAGGTCACCATCAAGATCTAGAACAAAAATTAAGAGTTCATCATTTGGTAGAAATGACAGAGACACTTACTCTCCTCGGTGGAAGGAAAGATGGGCAAATGATGGTTGGAGATGTCCACGAGGAAATGATCGGTACAGAAAGAAtgacccagagaaacagaatgaaaatacaagaaaggaaaaaaatgacagttCAGATGCTGATGATCCAAATTCTGCTGACAAACACAGAAATGACTGTCCCAGTTGggtaacagaaaaaataaattctgggcCTGATCCAAGGACCAGGAATCCAGAAAAGTTAAAAGATTCTcactgggaagaaaacagaaatgaaaattcaggGAATTCTTGGAATAAAAACTTTGGTTCAGGTTGGATGTCTAACCGTGGTAGAGGTAACCGTGGCAGAGGCACTTACAGAGGTGGTTTTGCCTATACAGATCAAAATGAAAATCGGTGGCAAAACCGAAAACCCCTCTCAGGGAATTCAAATAGTTCAGGGAATGAGTCTTTCAAGTTTGTGGAACAACAACCCTATAAACGGAAAAATGAGCAAGAGTTTTCATTTGATACACCAGCAGATAGATCTGGGTGGACATCTGCATCTAGTTGGGCTGTGAGAAAGACTCTACCGGCAGATGTGCAAAACTATTATTCCCGACGAGGGAGGAATTCTTCAGGTCCACAGTCTGGATGGATGAGACAAGAAGAGGAAACAACTGAACAAG atTCTAACCTAAAAGACCAAACAAACCAACATGGAGATGGTTCTCAGCTACCTATAAATATGATGCAGCCACAAATGAATGTAATGCAGCAACAGATGAATGCACAACAGCCTATGAATATCTTCCCATATCCAGTGGGTGTTCATGCTCCTTTGATGAACATCCAGCGCAACCCATTTAACATTCATCCTCAGCTACCCTTGCATCTGCACACAGGCGTGCCTCTCATGCAGGTAGCTGCTCCTACCAGTGTATCTCAGGGACTCCCACcgccaccaccccctcccccaccatgccaACAAGTCAGCTACATTGCTTCACAGCCAGATGGAAAGCAATTGCAG AAATTACAAATCCAAGAAAAAGCAGCACAGGAGGTAAAATTGGCCATTAAGccattttaccaaaataaagatATCACCAAGGAGGAATATAAAGAGATTGTACGGAAAGCAGTGGATAAA GTTTGTCATAGTAAGAGTGGAGAAGTAAATTCTACTAAAGTGGCAAATCTGGTTAAAGCCTATGTAGACAAATACAAATATTCACGGAAGGGAAGCCAAAAGAAAACTCTGGAAGAACCTGTGTCTACCGAAAAAAACATAGGTTGA
- the SCAF11 gene encoding protein SCAF11 isoform X4 yields MEGKKNAAIKINKPRRSNQCTSQCFRNIFSNMFSSGSHTGESSFTCRTYCTEFIEIDEMSALIRQKRQELELSWFPHTSPGIGRIGFIPWNIETQVLPLISSVLPRTIFPTSTISLENFGTSCKGYALAHTQEGEEKKQTSGTSNTRGTRRKPAATTPTRRSTRNTRAETVSQSQRSPVSNNSGCDAPDNNNPSVSVSSSAASEKQTRQAPKRKSVRRGRKPPLLKKKLRSSIPPPEKSSSSESVDEETAESDTPPVLEKELQSDVDSSHSCAVQASVENESANDLRSCNEQVEESEEHTENHDTEEAVESSYSESHTQDPPVLVGEEEDIQKVENTTIEANVLCLESETPKKISGKGDDPLEDQDQTSGPSESEVKVDKCTNHRSNDFLTCSGSEIKVDEPVPSLGELPENAESVVNEEKVMQSPVVEIIDHKDSTVKTGQLVDSPKLESSEGKIMQTVDKKSIECSEVQLPGHVETEDVEVIAACDTSENENSNSIQDSENNLLKNNLNTKLDKCSGEKTESPIEHPTSTELPNTHIEQIQKHFSEDNNEMIPMECDSFCSDQNESEVEPSVNADTKQLNENSVEHSSQSNTPSSDPASGKAETVSQPSESPGDVIEKAKKPRTRRSRFHSPSTTWSPNKDTAREKKRSQSPSPKRETGKESRKSQSQSPKKESARGRRKSRSQSPKQDIARERRRSQSRSPKRDSTREGKRSVSLSPRRDTSRENRRSQSRVKDSSPREKSRSRSRERESDRDGPRRDRDRERRTRRWSRSRSRSRSPSRSRTKIKSSSFGRNDRDTYSPRWKERWANDGWRCPRGNDRYRKNDPEKQNENTRKEKNDSSDADDPNSADKHRNDCPSWVTEKINSGPDPRTRNPEKLKDSHWEENRNENSGNSWNKNFGSGWMSNRGRGNRGRGTYRGGFAYTDQNENRWQNRKPLSGNSNSSGNESFKFVEQQPYKRKNEQEFSFDTPADRSGWTSASSWAVRKTLPADVQNYYSRRGRNSSGPQSGWMRQEEETTEQDSNLKDQTNQHGDGSQLPINMMQPQMNVMQQQMNAQQPMNIFPYPVGVHAPLMNIQRNPFNIHPQLPLHLHTGVPLMQVAAPTSVSQGLPPPPPPPPPCQQVSYIASQPDGKQLQGIPSASHVSNNMSTPVLPAPTAAPGNSGIVQGPSSGNTSSSSHSKSSNAAVKLTESKVSVTVEASADSSKTDKKLQIQEKAAQEVKLAIKPFYQNKDITKEEYKEIVRKAVDKVCHSKSGEVNSTKVANLVKAYVDKYKYSRKGSQKKTLEEPVSTEKNIG; encoded by the exons atggaaggaaagaaaaatgcagcaattaaaataaataag cCTCGAAGATCAAATCAGTGTACCAGTCAGtgcttcagaaatattttctccaatatgttttcttctggtaGTCACACTGGAGAATCTTCTTTTACCTGTAGAACTTACTG TACAGAATTTATAGAGATCGATGAAATGAGTGCATTGATTAGACAGAAGAGACAGGAATTGGAATTGTCATGGTTTCCTCATACATCACCTGGAAttggaag AATTGGTTTTATACCCTGGAATATTGAAACACAAGTGCTTCCTCTCATCTCTTCTGTGTTGCCAAGAACTATTTTTCCAACAAGTACCATATCTTTAGAAAATTTTG gtACCTCTTGCAAGGGATATGCATTAGCACATActcaagaaggagaagagaagaagcaAACTTCTGGTACATCAAACACCAGAGGAACAAGACGAAAACCTGCAGCAACAACTCCTACAAGGAGATCGACACGTAACACAAGAGCTGAAACAGTCAGTCAGTCTCAGAGATCCCCAGTATCAAATAATTCTGGGTGTGATGCCCCAGATAACAACAATCCATCTGTAAGTGTTTCCTCTTCAGCTGCGTCAGAAAAGCAGACAAGACAGGCTCCAAAACGGAAAtctgtaagaagaggaagaaaaccacCTTTATTGAAAAAGAAACTTAGGAGCTCTATACCTCCCCCTGAAAAATCATCTTCCAGTGAGTCAGTAGATGAAGAAACAGCAGAATCTGACACACCACCTGTGTTAGAGAAAGAGCTCCAGTCAGATGTAGACAGTAGTCACAGTTGTGCTGTGCAGGCCAGTGTAGAAAATGAGTCTGCTAATGACTTGAGAAGTTGCAACGAGCAGGTAGAAGAAAGTGAGGAACATACTGAGAACCATGATACAGAGGAAGCAGTGGAATCTTCATATTCTGAGTCTCATACCCAAGATCCTCCTGTACTAGTTGGAGAGGAAGAGGACATTCAAAAAGTTGAGAATACAACTATAGAGGCTAATGTTTTATGTTTAGAAAGTGAGACTCCTAAAAAGATTTCTGGAAAAGGAGATGATCCATTAGAAGATCAAGACCAAACATCTGGACCTTCAGAATCAGAGGTAAAGGTGGATAAATGTACAAATCATCGTTCAAATGATTTTCTTACATGTTCAGGATCTGAAATTAAAGTAGACGAACCTGTACCAAGCTTAGGTGAGTTACCAGAGAATGCAGAGTCAGTGGTTAATGAAGAAAAAGTTATGCAGAGTCCTGTAGTAGAAATTATTGATCATAAAGATTCAACAGTAAAAACAGGACAGCTTGTAGACAGCCCTAAATTAGAATCTTCAGAGGGTAAAATTATGCAAACAGTGGACAAAAAATCCATAGAGTGCTCAGAGGTTCAATTGCCTGGGCATGTTGAAACTGAAGATGTAGAAGTAATTGCAGCATGTGATACTTCAGAGAATGAAAATTCCAATAGTATTCAAGactctgaaaataatttattaaaaaataatcttaatacCAAATTAGACAAATGTTCAGGAGAAAAGACTGAATCTCCTATTGAACATCCCACATCTACAGAATTGCCTAACACACACATTGAACAAATTCAGAAGCATTTTAGTGAGGACAATAATGAAATGATACCTATGGAATGTGATTCATTTTGCAGTGACCAGAATGAATCTGAAGTTGAACCTTCTGTAAATGCTGATACTAAACAATTGAATGAAAATTCTGTGGAGCACAGTTCTCAGAGTAATACGCCATCTTCTGATCCTGCCAGTGGAAAAGCTGAAACTGTATCTCAACCATCTGAAAGCCCAGGAGACGTGATAGAGAAAGCCAAAAAGCCTCGTACCCGAAGATCTAGATTTCACTCCCCCTCTACAACTTGGTCTCCCAACAAAGATACTGCACGAGAAAAGAAGCGGTCTCAGTCTCCATCTCCCAaaagagaaactggaaaagaaagcaggaagtcTCAATCACAGTCTCCCAAGAAAGAATCTGCAAGAGGACGTAGAAAATCTCGTTCTCAGTCCCCAAAACAGGATATCGCAAGAGAAAGGAGACGATCTCAGTCTAGATCTCCAAAAAGAGATAGTACAAGGGAAGGCAAAAGATCTGTATCACTCTCCCCCAGAAGAGACACTTCTAGAGAAAACAGAAGATCTCAGTCAAGAGTGAAAGATTCCTCCCCAAGGGAAAAATCCAGGTCCcggagcagagaaagagaaagtgatagAGATGGGCCAAGGAGAGATCGAGATCGAGAAAGGAGAACCAGAAGATGGTCTAGATCCAGATCTCGTTCTAGGTCACCATCAAGATCTAGAACAAAAATTAAGAGTTCATCATTTGGTAGAAATGACAGAGACACTTACTCTCCTCGGTGGAAGGAAAGATGGGCAAATGATGGTTGGAGATGTCCACGAGGAAATGATCGGTACAGAAAGAAtgacccagagaaacagaatgaaaatacaagaaaggaaaaaaatgacagttCAGATGCTGATGATCCAAATTCTGCTGACAAACACAGAAATGACTGTCCCAGTTGggtaacagaaaaaataaattctgggcCTGATCCAAGGACCAGGAATCCAGAAAAGTTAAAAGATTCTcactgggaagaaaacagaaatgaaaattcaggGAATTCTTGGAATAAAAACTTTGGTTCAGGTTGGATGTCTAACCGTGGTAGAGGTAACCGTGGCAGAGGCACTTACAGAGGTGGTTTTGCCTATACAGATCAAAATGAAAATCGGTGGCAAAACCGAAAACCCCTCTCAGGGAATTCAAATAGTTCAGGGAATGAGTCTTTCAAGTTTGTGGAACAACAACCCTATAAACGGAAAAATGAGCAAGAGTTTTCATTTGATACACCAGCAGATAGATCTGGGTGGACATCTGCATCTAGTTGGGCTGTGAGAAAGACTCTACCGGCAGATGTGCAAAACTATTATTCCCGACGAGGGAGGAATTCTTCAGGTCCACAGTCTGGATGGATGAGACAAGAAGAGGAAACAACTGAACAAG atTCTAACCTAAAAGACCAAACAAACCAACATGGAGATGGTTCTCAGCTACCTATAAATATGATGCAGCCACAAATGAATGTAATGCAGCAACAGATGAATGCACAACAGCCTATGAATATCTTCCCATATCCAGTGGGTGTTCATGCTCCTTTGATGAACATCCAGCGCAACCCATTTAACATTCATCCTCAGCTACCCTTGCATCTGCACACAGGCGTGCCTCTCATGCAGGTAGCTGCTCCTACCAGTGTATCTCAGGGACTCCCACcgccaccaccccctcccccaccatgccaACAAGTCAGCTACATTGCTTCACAGCCAGATGGAAAGCAATTGCAG GGTATTCCTAGTGCTTCTCATGTAAGTAACAACATGAGTACACCAGTCTTGCCTGCTCcaacagcagccccaggaaattcGGGAATAGTTCAGGGACCAAGTTCTGGTAATACTTCGTCATCAAGTCACAGCAAATCCTCTAATGCTGCTGTAAAATTGACAGAAAGCAAAGTAAGTGTTACAGTGGAAGCCAGCGCAGATAGCTCGAAGACAGACAAG AAATTACAAATCCAAGAAAAAGCAGCACAGGAGGTAAAATTGGCCATTAAGccattttaccaaaataaagatATCACCAAGGAGGAATATAAAGAGATTGTACGGAAAGCAGTGGATAAA GTTTGTCATAGTAAGAGTGGAGAAGTAAATTCTACTAAAGTGGCAAATCTGGTTAAAGCCTATGTAGACAAATACAAATATTCACGGAAGGGAAGCCAAAAGAAAACTCTGGAAGAACCTGTGTCTACCGAAAAAAACATAGGTTGA